A stretch of DNA from Polyangium spumosum:
CTTTACGACCTTGAGGCAATTCCCTTCGAGCTTCGTCATCGAGGGATCCCCCGCCTGCGACGACGTTTCATCCCCGAGCGGCAGCCACGTCTCCACGCGATCGATGATGTCCGGCCGGCCCGGGAGCGAATACACGATTTGCAGATCAACCGTCCGGTAGATCCAGCCGTCCCCTTGCTTCCCGCGCAGCTCGTCTTCCTCCCCGCGAGAAATCTCCATCTCGCATTTCGGCTCGGCCTTCCGCCCCCCGTGCGCCTTCGGTCCGGGTTGCGTCCCGCCGACCGTGCTCGAGGAGAGGCCATTTCCGTAGGTAATCGACGAGCACGTGGTGAACGTGTGCCGCTTGCCGTTGTGGAGGACCGCCGTGATCGTCAGATCATCATGAGCGAATTCCCCACGCGGAGTGGTCACGGTATGCCCCATGTCAGCCGCCCTCCTCCTCGTTGTCCGTCAAGAGCCCCGGCCCGAGCTCGGCCGAGACCCCGTAGATTTGCCCCCGGGGAACGACGGTCATCCGCGCCCGGAGCAGGTTCGTCTCGAAGATGTTGTCCGTGCGGACGACGCGCGCCCGTACCGCGCTCGCATGGTCGGGCATCAGCGCACCTGACAGGGCATTCGTTACAGCTCGGTCAATCGCGCCTGCGGTATTCGTTTCGAGCGCCCCGTCCTCGTTCAGCGGCGGATCGTTATTGATCTCGTTATCGAGCACTGGCTGCGCCGCGAGATACGCCTCGATCATGACGCGCGCCACGTTCAGATCCCGATATCGGCTCCGTTCGTCCGCCATCGTGAGCCCGCGAGCGAAGTACACGTTTCCCCCGCTCGTATCCATGACCGTGAACCGCGCCGCGCGGAGCTTCACCGTCGCGAGCCCCTCGTCCACCGGGAGCGCGTCCACCTCCTTCAGCGGCCCGTCATCATGGTTGCCGAGGTCCGACGAGAACCGCACCGCCGCCGCCTTGTACGCGGCCGCCCACGATTGCGAGCGCAAGAGCGACCCTTGCAGCGTCCCCCCGCGAAGCCACGCGCCACGAGCGCACACGCAGACGCGCCGCGAAACGAAACCCTCGAAGGCTTCCGCGAGCGCTTCGTCCGCCTCGCCGAGCGGCGCGCCGAGGATCGCGACGATCGGCCGCTTGAGCGCTTCGAGCTCAGCGATCTTCGTGTCGAGGGCCTCCGCCAGCGCCCTCGTTTCCGCAGCATCGGCGAGCTCGCCGACGACGTGCAGGAGCCGGAAATCGGCCTTCACGTGGACGAGCTTGTCGATCGCCTCGATCACGGCCTCGATCGCGAACCCCGGCGCGTTGCAGACGAACGCGTATTCCGTGTCCTTGACGAACGCCGCCGCGGGAAACAGGATCGTCACGCCGACGCCCGGGATCTTATGGTCCGCCTCGCGCCCCTTCGCCGTCGCCTTTGGGAGGCCGAGCAGTTCGATCGCGCTTCCGCCGAGGATCGCGAGGCTCGACGCCTCGCCGATCGTCTTGCTCGCAAGCCGCACCTTCGAGGCCGGAGCCACAAGCGACGCCGCCACGTTGTTCGCCTTCCCGAGCACCGCGACGACCGCCGCAGGATCAGCAGGCGGATCATCGAACTTGATGCTTTGTGCCTCGCCCGTGCCTTCCTGCAAATCGAGCGTCGCCCCGTCGAGGTCCCCCGCCTCGCCTTGCTTCACCCCGACCACCAGGCCGAGCGCGCCGAGCGCGGAGCCGCCGAGGAGCTCGATCGTCGCCGCCTTCCCGATGGCCTTCGAGGTCCATACGAGCCGCGCGCCCACGTCGAGCGAGAACACGCACGAGCCGAAAGCGTTCGCCAATTGCGCCAGCAACGCGGCCCCGTCCTTCGGCGCCTCGAGCACACACGTCATCTCGGCGCCGTGGATCTTCGCCTCGATTCCCTTCCCATCGAGCAAGCCCCCGGCCCCGTACAGGCCCGAGGCCCCGAGGTCT
This window harbors:
- a CDS encoding DUF2586 family protein, whose translation is MPSAEITFTEFGPAGEPASAARVVAKVGVCSAGPKNTVYAFDVPSPVAKALGEGPLTEATAQAVRVSRQRTLAVPIEASIPGVLGPLTQSGPGPALLLAGAPTDTAAVRVRITKSGPQGVGRFRVSISGTAAGAQVVPRFGTELVIPSRKAAEVTGTRDLSRLAYATPAVVRGDKDLGASGLYGAGGLLDGKGIEAKIHGAEMTCVLEAPKDGAALLAQLANAFGSCVFSLDVGARLVWTSKAIGKAATIELLGGSALGALGLVVGVKQGEAGDLDGATLDLQEGTGEAQSIKFDDPPADPAAVVAVLGKANNVAASLVAPASKVRLASKTIGEASSLAILGGSAIELLGLPKATAKGREADHKIPGVGVTILFPAAAFVKDTEYAFVCNAPGFAIEAVIEAIDKLVHVKADFRLLHVVGELADAAETRALAEALDTKIAELEALKRPIVAILGAPLGEADEALAEAFEGFVSRRVCVCARGAWLRGGTLQGSLLRSQSWAAAYKAAAVRFSSDLGNHDDGPLKEVDALPVDEGLATVKLRAARFTVMDTSGGNVYFARGLTMADERSRYRDLNVARVMIEAYLAAQPVLDNEINNDPPLNEDGALETNTAGAIDRAVTNALSGALMPDHASAVRARVVRTDNIFETNLLRARMTVVPRGQIYGVSAELGPGLLTDNEEEGG